One genomic window of Legionella jordanis includes the following:
- a CDS encoding LexA family protein has translation MNRGGKRLGAGRPVGSNRYGEPTKTIRVPISRMAEIKEYINNQPKGFPLYSSKVRAGFPSPADDYIESHLDLNEHLIKHPASTFFLIAEGDSMTDAGIQPGDMLIVDKSLEPVHGKIVIAAIDGELTVKILSKLNGKVQLIPGNKAYKPIDISETQDLVIWGVVTHIIHQAS, from the coding sequence ATGAATCGTGGCGGCAAAAGGCTGGGAGCAGGACGCCCTGTTGGCAGCAATCGCTACGGAGAGCCAACAAAAACCATACGAGTACCCATCTCACGAATGGCTGAGATTAAAGAATACATTAATAATCAGCCCAAGGGATTTCCTCTTTATAGCTCGAAAGTAAGGGCCGGTTTTCCCTCGCCAGCTGACGATTACATCGAATCTCACCTTGATTTAAACGAACATCTGATAAAACACCCGGCATCTACCTTTTTTTTAATTGCCGAAGGCGATTCAATGACTGATGCCGGCATTCAACCTGGGGATATGTTAATCGTCGACAAAAGCCTTGAGCCAGTACACGGTAAAATTGTGATTGCCGCAATTGATGGTGAGCTTACGGTAAAAATACTGTCGAAATTGAATGGTAAAGTACAGCTTATCCCAGGAAACAAAGCTTACAAGCCAATTGATATCAGTGAAACGCAGGATTTGGTTATTTGGGGCGTGGTCACACACATCATTCATCAGGCGAGCTGA
- a CDS encoding ankyrin repeat domain-containing protein: protein MFYQNLAYELSTMLEGLGYPKLGDYYCHGFAVRWLEAHLLGEEKQFDERIQYILLNRANFKDWLTELQSKKNDTLSQNDQQLLDALAFCESLMLFQAPFLNPGLFDRESLPTQQDLESISPLASCDKIQVLGGIREVYEESFLSNLDELELYLKQLEEAFTSHSEQLDKPLAVLLTGAKHSTALSFKPSIGWYYLDIETYPAQYLNFADRRLLAEKIMHSLKRDIHSPFVALNSAVLLTASDPRLNPIAHALAEVKNKHLINTEVAQRKDQVNLAYLLARRGDCEGLRRVADLGADLSLDDEEGRAPIHVAAAEGQKAIILELVTRGVDINQTSNCGATAVLLAAQSGFHDLVEELAVLGADLNKPLNNGNSPILAAALQGFSKVISKLAKHGADVDQTNSQDESAAYICALRGHKEALEELGTWGAKMSETLINGVAPIHAAAHQGHSDIIDYLATRVDVNQETQDGTTAVFIAAQKGFTQVIERLAIHKADLNKPKENGCTACFIAAQNGHFKAVQKLLEYGADPSLPTSFNRLKLLNFAMARGTGILNRMQTFIEQNSGHSEETVWMRPYDIAAVMGHHELAELLSEQPKQTLSSNKSRPISFFPPQQAEDSKDSPSPKTFPR, encoded by the coding sequence ATGTTTTACCAGAATCTTGCATACGAACTCTCCACTATGCTGGAGGGCTTGGGATATCCTAAACTGGGAGATTATTATTGCCACGGATTTGCGGTTCGTTGGCTTGAAGCCCATCTTTTAGGTGAAGAAAAACAATTTGATGAGCGCATACAATACATTCTCTTAAACAGAGCCAATTTCAAAGATTGGCTGACTGAACTTCAAAGCAAGAAGAACGACACTCTGAGTCAGAATGACCAACAATTGTTGGATGCACTGGCTTTTTGTGAAAGTTTGATGTTATTCCAGGCTCCCTTTCTTAACCCCGGCTTGTTTGACCGAGAAAGCCTCCCCACGCAACAAGATCTTGAGTCGATTTCCCCTCTTGCTTCCTGTGACAAAATTCAGGTCCTCGGTGGGATTAGGGAAGTGTATGAAGAATCTTTTCTGTCTAATCTGGATGAGCTTGAGCTATACCTTAAGCAATTGGAAGAGGCTTTTACCAGTCACTCAGAACAACTGGACAAACCCCTGGCTGTGCTTCTCACGGGTGCCAAACACAGCACTGCCCTCTCATTTAAGCCTAGCATCGGTTGGTACTACCTCGATATAGAAACTTATCCAGCCCAATACCTGAATTTCGCCGACAGAAGGCTTCTTGCTGAAAAGATAATGCATAGCCTTAAAAGAGACATTCATAGCCCTTTTGTGGCATTGAATTCAGCCGTTTTATTAACCGCGAGTGATCCGCGCCTAAACCCCATTGCTCATGCACTGGCAGAAGTTAAGAACAAGCATCTCATCAATACTGAAGTGGCTCAACGAAAGGATCAGGTTAATCTCGCCTATTTATTAGCGCGACGAGGTGATTGTGAAGGGCTCAGGAGAGTCGCCGATTTGGGTGCAGACTTAAGCCTGGATGATGAAGAAGGCCGAGCGCCTATCCATGTCGCGGCCGCAGAAGGGCAAAAAGCCATTATTCTTGAGCTGGTTACACGGGGTGTTGACATAAACCAAACAAGCAATTGCGGTGCTACTGCCGTATTGCTGGCGGCTCAATCCGGATTTCATGATTTGGTTGAAGAATTGGCGGTCCTGGGTGCTGATTTGAATAAGCCTTTAAATAATGGAAATTCGCCAATACTTGCCGCTGCACTGCAAGGTTTTTCCAAGGTTATTTCGAAGTTGGCAAAACATGGCGCTGATGTTGATCAAACCAACTCTCAAGACGAAAGCGCGGCCTATATTTGTGCTTTAAGAGGACATAAAGAAGCGCTCGAAGAACTTGGAACATGGGGGGCAAAGATGTCTGAAACCTTAATTAACGGAGTTGCACCCATTCATGCAGCCGCCCACCAGGGGCATTCAGACATCATTGATTATTTGGCAACGCGCGTTGATGTCAATCAGGAAACCCAAGACGGAACAACCGCCGTGTTTATTGCCGCGCAAAAAGGTTTTACCCAGGTGATTGAGCGTTTGGCGATTCATAAAGCAGATTTAAATAAGCCAAAGGAAAATGGCTGTACGGCTTGTTTTATTGCGGCTCAAAACGGGCATTTCAAAGCAGTTCAAAAGTTGCTTGAATATGGGGCAGACCCATCCTTGCCCACGTCATTTAATCGGCTGAAACTGTTGAATTTTGCCATGGCAAGAGGCACAGGAATTCTAAACAGGATGCAAACGTTTATCGAGCAGAATTCCGGGCATTCAGAGGAGACAGTTTGGATGCGGCCTTATGATATAGCTGCCGTCATGGGACATCATGAGCTGGCGGAATTGCTCAGCGAGCAACCAAAACAAACCCTCTCCAGCAACAAGTCAAGGCCAATTTCATTCTTTCCACCCCAACAGGCTGAAGACAGTAAGGATTCGCCAAGTCCTAAGACTTTTCCCAGATAG
- a CDS encoding CinA family protein, whose amino-acid sequence MSNQLLNYLKDNNLVLTTAESCTAGQIIHLLAQCEGSGQCLDAGYVVYSENAKKRLLGVRQETIEQYTLTSEEIAREMVMGALKDSLANVVVSTTGIAGSEPMDGIPPGTICFGWGFKLKNEVAIYSETKRFQGARADILSEAAKYALAQIPHYHRISQTVK is encoded by the coding sequence ATGAGCAATCAGCTTCTCAATTACCTAAAAGATAATAATTTGGTATTAACCACTGCAGAATCTTGCACTGCGGGACAAATCATTCATCTGTTAGCCCAATGTGAGGGCAGCGGCCAATGTCTGGATGCTGGATATGTAGTTTATTCTGAAAATGCCAAGAAGCGCTTGCTGGGAGTAAGACAGGAAACCATTGAGCAATATACCTTAACCAGTGAAGAAATAGCCCGTGAAATGGTTATGGGGGCCTTAAAGGACAGCTTGGCCAATGTCGTTGTTTCAACGACAGGTATTGCAGGTTCAGAACCTATGGATGGAATTCCTCCTGGAACCATTTGCTTTGGTTGGGGCTTTAAATTAAAAAATGAAGTGGCTATCTACAGCGAGACCAAGCGTTTTCAAGGGGCTCGTGCTGATATTTTATCTGAGGCTGCAAAGTATGCTTTGGCGCAAATTCCCCATTATCACCGAATTTCACAGACCGTAAAATGA